The nucleotide window ttgaaaacgctaaATTTCCCCCTACACCACAGGCGCCCGTGGGAGATTAACGTAGTGTTGACAAATCTAATcgatttttttcaaaactcGTCATTTCAgtctctaatttcaacacaaattaaatttacacATCCAATAATACAAAACCCCTTAagaaatttaagcaaaacaatcaagaatcaaaatattttatgtattattcaaaatcaaaaccctaaacattcaaaccttaaaatctccttcaaattttaatactccgaacaataaattaatttaaataagaaatgagatgatgtactatctttatttgtcattttcagttgacaaaaaatatgaaaaattgatgaaaaataccaaaaccTGTTGCGTATGTGGAAGACCCGTGacaaatctgaatttttttctgaatttaaaCTGTAAATCCgtgaaaaatatagattttatatataagggcagtttaattattttctagaTTGAGGGTATTTTTACTTGattcttaaagttttaaataattttgtttaacaccttttaatttttagtgtttattataatttgtccactagaaaattaatataaaaatagcaCAAAGCGGGGGAGTGGGGGCACGAGCCAAAAAGGGCGAGTGGGAAAGtaaataaacaaaatgtaaAAGTGAACAGTTGATCACATTCAAACACGCATCCACTTTCTTTGACACACCCCTAAAACAAAGCAAAGTCTACTTCACTGGGAACAACACCATTATTTATGAAGCCCACGTGTCTGTCTAGAATCTTTAAACAATTACTATTCACATACCTTTTTTGTCATTTGCTCTCCCATTCCTCCAATTACCCCTCCCCTTCGACTCAAGCATCTTCCCCTACTATTTCCCCTTTCACCCCCACATTCATTCAAATGTGCAATGCTAGCACCCAATTTTATGcatttactttaatatataaataatatattattatatagaataatattatatatatcattatatgattaaatttataaatcattatcatcattatccttttcttctttttcatcctTACTCTTGTTATCATTTATtcgagtatttaaataaaaactttctATATCTTGTTctaaacttttttctttaaaaaattatgaatttttgttCAATGTTTGGAGCTTTTGTGtttgtattataataattttattctctttgaaatttaaatcaagtttacaCTTTGAAGATAATGTGAGTTATTCCAAGTCTTTGGTTTCTACTGTTGAAACTCTTTAACATCTCTTGCATTGTGTCTAATTGcacccttattttttttttgatgaaattgattttaatgGTTGTGAATCTTGTCATCACCAAACTCACAACTGAAAGTGGTGACACCAAACTCATGGTTGGAGGTTGATGAAGAGGGGAAGGGAAGGGAAATGGTTCTCTAAAGCAGATTCCATCACGGTTAAAGAGTTGCCCTGGATTGGTGCTCCTAAAAACGGTCACCTGCCCACCTGCCCAGCACGTTGCTGATATGATTATTGGTAGTACTTCATCTTCGAGGGATAACACATAGAAAGCTGAGAAATCGTCCGATCGTCTCCCAGATTAATAAAAAAGAGTTCTACAGTTCTTCATATACGTGGATGAACATGAATGACTTTACAATCAGGACCCACCCATGTGCCTTATCATATATAGGTGATTGAGACTGACCGTGATAcatgaaaggccaaaggactgcTTTCCGCCCGAAGAAGGTTGCTTTTCTAAAATCCttccattaactttaaaaatcttatttatttatttataataattaaaattaataaaactctaatttttaaaaattaaatctaattttttttataaatttaaaaactaatattttatcccttaaatcaaattttaaaaaatagtattttcttatagggtttagtttcaaaatcttatCACTTTTTTTGACGCCATCGTCGACCCTCTCTCTCTCCCCACGGTTTTCCTTCTTCTAACGGTCTACCTCAACATCATCTCAACCCCTCTAACACTCAAGAGATATCATCtgagaagaaaaatcattttttcaaataaagacAAGACAACTTATCTTTTTTTTgaaagatgatttctcttctcaAATGACATCTTTTGACATTAGAGGGGTTGGGTTGAAGTTGAGATGAGCCGTTAGAGGAAAAAAAACCgttaaaagagagagataaCCGACGATAGAACTGAAGAAAGTGACaagattttaaaactaaaccatAGGGGGGcaatatgatttttaaactttgtttagaggagaaaaattaatttttcaaatttagaagagaaaaataaaatcatatttaagtttatttttaatattaaatataaaaaaatatttttgtccttaaaattaatatattttaacagttaataaataaataaaaattttaaagttaacagaaaaaactttaaaaaattagcaTACTTTATGTTAGAAATAGCCGTTTAGCCTACATGAAATAATGCATAGAGACTCTTaaggaagaaaataagataattgcGAGGCGGCCTACGACGGGCTGAAGATTTCAGGGTTACTCTTCAGCTAATCAGAGTTTCCTCTCCGATCTAGGTTGTTAAAGAAGAAGTTAATATTAGATATATTAATACCAAATAATTTTCCTATGCatttaacctaaaattttaataaatgatgagaATTTGCGTTGTGGATTTTACCTCAAGGAATCAATGATGTCCCAAGCTTCTAAATCTTCAAGAgtgtatttgtaatttaattattatttttaaccattATGAAAGTTATAATAAATTGGGTGGTTCTGAGTGCGATGTGTAATAAATATTTTCGAAACCCATCTctccaaaacaaaaccagaTGACGTACAAATCTTGCCAGATCCACGTTTCCATCTGACCATCCACGCGTCCTCATCATATCCCTTTCTATGATTTAAAGTTATTACACCCACTCTCGATCGACAGCCGTGGCGAAAAAACAGACACGTAATGAGAATAGAGATATAGATGTGTTGTGACGATCAAGGGACCGCGTGGAGAGGGAAAAGTGTCTCTACTGTTGAAACCAAACTTCATGTTAAGTGCTAATAGGAAAGAACCACGTATGCATTTTCTCGAACCTGCCTAAAAATCTTTATGTCCCTTTTCCGTTTGATTCCCAGAAATAGGCCACGTGTGAGTTTCTTTCGGCAGTGCTCAACACATTGTAGTTCGCGATTGGTTGGGTGGTGGGCCTTCCAGAAGGTCAATTACGCAGGGGTACACTACTTTAGCAATGGGGCCCATGAGAAAAAATAGACCAATCAGGATCCATCTTATTCCAAGTTTGCCATAGACACGTGTTGCTTTTGCACCCTATGACCTGTTACTGCTGTTTTGATTACCGCCTGAACGAACCATCTCGGagtaagagagagagagaaagaaagaaaagtaaaagagaGAGTGCGAGCTCAAAGAAGAAGTTGGTGGTggcggaggaggaggaggagatcATGGAAGGAAAAGCCAAGGAAACGTGGTGCATGCTAAGATGCAAAGGTTTTTCGCAGAATAATAACAACGAGCTAATCAATCGTACAATGCTCAGATTCAGGCCGATAGCACCGAAACCAGCCAGCAACGGCACTGTATCAGGTGGCTTAGGAGTGGATAACAATAAATCGCTGGTAAGTAGCAAAAGATCTAAAAGAAAGTACGTTGGGGTTCGCAAGAACAAGGGATATAAGAGAAAGAATCGAATCTCTCCTCATGAAGGAGTAAACAAGACAGTTGTGACGCTACAGTTTTTCCCTGAGAAAACTGATTCGGAGAAATCAGATTCAAACACCAAAACCCAAGAGCCATGGTGCaatattgatgataataataataatattgttgatcCCATGGTTTCTTCAAAGGGTGGTGGTGTGGTTGAAGTTTATGATCACGAGCTAAAtcatcaaatagaaaaaaagggaTTTGGATTGTCGGTTCAGACGATGGTGGTGGAGTCATGGGTGACGGTGGAGAGCGTGACGGAGACAAGCATGGACGGGAGAGGGTTACCGGGGAGTACAGACTTTGAGAGAATGAATAATCTAAAGGAGGACACGTGTCCAGGGTTTATATCAGACGGTTTAAACAGGGTTCAGTGGGTTAATGGAGCGTACAAAAGGATGGTGATGGGAAGAAATAACAGTAATAATGGATATAAGGAAGGAGGAGAATCACCGGAAATAATGGTGGAGTTGATAATGAAAGAAAAGCTTCCGGTGTGTGTTTACTCATCGTTTACGACCAGGGTGAGGGTGCAGTACACGTGGCAGAAGGAAAATTACTCGAAAATGGTTCCATGTGATGTGTTCAGAATGGACTGTGGAGGGTTTGCATGGAGGCTGGACATTGAAGCCGCCCTCAGTTTGGGTCGTTAATGAGGAAGATGATCATCAAAATCAAGTTCAACAACTGAAATAATCCGGTAATGTGagtactctatatatatatatacataaatataaaatctaatatttacATAAATAGATTATATATCATGAAGTAATTTGTGCCCTGGAAAACTGAGACAAGTATTCTGAAATATTATGTCATATGTTTTTCTAGAGGAGTGGTAGCATGGCAAGCTGGTATTTGCTGCCAAatgaaagcaaaaacaaaaacataaagaaagtgaaaacaGGGAAGCAGAAGATGGGGGAGGGGGATAAGATTTAAGGACAGGTGGAGGGTGCTCTACTAATCGCAAATAAAAGTaaggaaataacaaaataacataacacgTAACACGAAACCCTAGCTCGTTGTGTATGGCCAGTACTATAAGTGTACGTTTAAACAAAGGAATAAGAGATGTCAAATGGGAAACGGAAACAATAGTCagtttgtgttaaaaaaatattcaatttaggtGAAGCTTAAAGGGGATTCTTATTCCattcttggaaaaaaaaataatttcatacaagaatctaaatcaaatagaaaaaaacaaatgaagaagaaCATAAAAATGTAGGTTGCATTTATTTTGaggtattttttaattagttggTTAGGCAAAAAAATTTCAGAGAATTATTGACCAAGTacttttacatattaaaattttatgagataaatattcttatatttaattaaaataagtagtAAATCTAAACCTTCATTGGCACTAATTTACCTAACCGGTCAGTCACACCATCATAGGCCACCACCACCCATCATCACATATTAACACCATCACTACCACCACCACTACCACTACTAGACTTGGCAAGTCGATGAGTTAGATTGGGTGTGGGTCATATTGATATGGGTACAAATTGAAAACAAGTCGCgttatatagataataatttttaaaatccgTATCATTTCTTATAGATACGAATTGATTCAGGGATTacttgttaatattaattttttattatttctttttggtttttattattttaatgtatttatttcataatatttaatatttttctcttcaagaaCATAAATatttcatgaaagaacaaaaatttatctcaaattataaaatgttttatacaaatttaaatatggAAAGAATATCTATAACAAAgtatttattgttcatattctttaaaattattttcaacgtaacaaattctttaattttaaggtgaatttaagtttattttatgtcaaaaaaatgTTGTTAAATTGTGCTAAGTGTATTGTAAGTTTATtgttgaagagaaagaaagacatgagtaggaaaaaaataattggtGACACGCAGACATACTCGACCTGCCTGCAGGAACTCATTACCTATGGGTACggataaaaaaatctaaaacttataCGCATTTTTTAATGGGTAACCCACGGGTCCTATAAATAACTCGCCTGTTTTGTCCAGTCTAGCgagggatggcaatttgggtCCAACTTTAGGGGGCTCCGACCCTCCTCGACCTTAACGGGGAGAAGATTctccgataaaaacggggaaaggggcggggatggggataaaaaaaatcttcgtAATCgaggacggggatacatatgtccctgCCTCTCCCTACCTGCCCCGTCCCCTTCCCCTTTCGTCCCCTCCgcaccccctaaatctaatatattaatataataatttctagtatattttaattagtttaataattttaattacaaattcgttaGTATTTCCTATGTAAGttgcttttaaattaattttgcttttaaaattgattattgtaggttagtttttaaaatgttgttttgtatcaacataaagaattaataatgatattaacatgaagagctactaatgaagagattgattattgtatattattaaattttgtgaaaactttgtatatgaactaaaataacaatgaatattttgtagctcttgtagcaagtgatattttaaaaaagtatgatttattttatttattgaaatataagaaggaattaaaatttatatttacaggtATGAGGAGGGAATTTTTCCTCGCGGGGACGGAGAGAGAATTTTTTCCCACGAGGACAGgaaggggattttccttcgcgagAAAGGGATGgggattctttgttatccccgtaacggggacggggacagggattgatatcccctcctcgcccctccccattgccatccctaagtCTAGCTACCACCACCCACCTTCACTTGTTAGTgcaaagaaggagaagaaagttAGAGCTTGTCATTGTGTGAAAAAGGCAAAGAGTATTTTGAATCCCATCATGAtgttaaaaaggtaaaaaggtaAAGAAGGGAATGAGTTTGGGCTGGATCTCCAGATTAGTTGGCTCCCCCACGGCGTTGCTCCTACAATGTCGATCAATGGTGGGGGAGGAAGCCATAGCCACTGCCACACACATTAGTCTTCAAGTACCAATTGTTGAACTATTCTTATTCAACTCCCACCTTTTGCTTTACTGTAGTTTTTCCCCAACCATTTCCCTCTACacctttgatttaatttaacattGATTATTTATGCATTCtaatttaaccaaacacaataataataataataatttatacttaaaaattcttatgataatctatttttatgattgttttttttatatttttggttattAAAGAATACTTAAACCAAATGCACCCATAACGTAATATGTAAACCTAGAAAatgattcaattaaattatgataaaatattaattgtcCCTTTCCACCGAAAGTTCAAAGACATCTATCTTATCAGTTCATTCATAGATATGGTATCAAAatatagtaaataaaaattttacaggtaaaaaatGCATGGAAAatcatacaaaaaattatatggtAACAAGACAAATTTAAACAAGTGACATAAAGACTCAAAATTGGCGAACTCAAGTACACAtaaaattaaggccaaatgactatatcCCATCTAGCATATgctgtttttttaagttttttctttttaattttgaaaatctcaaatacttacccatgattggttaaaattaatggtaataagagtaaaatcataattttatctataatattaaaaataaac belongs to Mangifera indica cultivar Alphonso chromosome 2, CATAS_Mindica_2.1, whole genome shotgun sequence and includes:
- the LOC123206354 gene encoding uncharacterized protein LOC123206354; translation: MTCYCCFDYRLNEPSRSKRERERKKSKRESASSKKKLVVAEEEEEIMEGKAKETWCMLRCKGFSQNNNNELINRTMLRFRPIAPKPASNGTVSGGLGVDNNKSLVSSKRSKRKYVGVRKNKGYKRKNRISPHEGVNKTVVTLQFFPEKTDSEKSDSNTKTQEPWCNIDDNNNNIVDPMVSSKGGGVVEVYDHELNHQIEKKGFGLSVQTMVVESWVTVESVTETSMDGRGLPGSTDFERMNNLKEDTCPGFISDGLNRVQWVNGAYKRMVMGRNNSNNGYKEGGESPEIMVELIMKEKLPVCVYSSFTTRVRVQYTWQKENYSKMVPCDVFRMDCGGFAWRLDIEAALSLGR